Proteins from a genomic interval of Deltaproteobacteria bacterium:
- a CDS encoding ABC-type transport auxiliary lipoprotein family protein, with protein MPETVLRIFMAMLLCAVLLGGHACTGIRQAPIDVHYYTLEYDPPQPEENAPLPYVLRIDRFQASPLYDSNRIVFKVKPFKRDEYVYHKWRAQPGDLASFFLMRDFEECALFKAALYEDSVLPCTHIVTGVVEEFYQEVDGKSAEAVLTVVITLIDNHEQNSGDAALMQKRYHVRQAVADMEIPSFAGAMSAAMQHLSAAVIRDVYARLSQ; from the coding sequence ATGCCCGAAACCGTTTTGAGGATTTTCATGGCCATGCTCTTGTGTGCAGTCCTTCTCGGCGGTCATGCCTGCACCGGCATCAGGCAGGCGCCTATAGATGTCCACTACTACACCCTCGAATATGACCCGCCGCAACCGGAGGAAAATGCACCCCTTCCCTATGTCCTCAGGATCGATCGTTTTCAGGCCTCGCCCCTTTACGATTCCAACCGAATCGTTTTCAAAGTTAAGCCGTTCAAGAGAGACGAGTACGTGTATCACAAGTGGCGCGCCCAACCGGGCGATCTCGCATCGTTCTTTCTGATGCGCGACTTTGAGGAATGCGCTCTTTTTAAAGCGGCGCTCTACGAAGACTCGGTACTGCCCTGCACACATATCGTCACCGGCGTCGTGGAGGAATTCTACCAGGAGGTCGACGGGAAAAGCGCCGAAGCCGTGTTGACGGTCGTCATTACCTTGATCGACAACCACGAGCAGAACAGCGGGGACGCCGCACTGATGCAAAAGAGGTACCATGTGCGGCAGGCCGTTGCCGATATGGAGATACCCAGCTTTGCCGGCGCCATGAGTGCCGCCATGCAACACCTGTCGGCCGCTGTCATCAGGGACGTTTATGCACGGCTATCCCAATAA